The nucleotide window TATGCCCTTGAGAGAAAAGCGTCGGCGTCGAGGAAACCGCTCGGGCGACCGGGTTGAGCAAGGGGCTCGTTTCGAAAACGCTGAACCTCCTTACCAAGTACGGAATAGCGGAGAAGAAGGGTAGGAGGTTTGTAATTCTTCAAACACCAAAAACGCGCGAGTTAAAGAGGTTTTTGAACTTCGTCGTGCTCTCTGGGAAGCTTGAGCCTTTGAAAGAGGACTGGGTCTTGGCCCTTGGAGTATACGGAAGCTTTGCGAGGGGGGAGAACACCGACAAAAGCGACCTTGACGTCTGGATTCTTGTGGAAAAGCCGAGCATACTGAAAACTGCCTCGTTGCAGAGGAAGATAGAAACCGCAACCGGAAGGGAAGTTGACCTGCTCGTTCTGACACCGAAGAGGGTCAAAGCGCTCCGTGAGAACGACCCAGTTTTTTATTACTCCCTCGCCTACGGCTCCATGATAATCTGGGGTGAAAGCCTTGAACGGATTCGAGACGTGCCTTCAAAGGAACCTGCTGAGAAGGATTACACCCTCACGAGAAAAGGCCCTGGTAAGCCTAAGACGAGCTGAGGAGTGGCTCGAAGAGGCCAGACGACACCTCGGGTTCGGCTCTTACAGGACGTCGCTGGTTGAGTCGTACATGGCGATGTTTCACGGCGCGAGGGCTTTGCTCTTCAGGGACGGGTGGAGGGAGAAGAGCCACTACTGCATAGCCCGCTACCTCGAGGAGTTCTACGTCAAAAGCGGAAAACTGGACGGGATATGGGTGGAACTGCTCGACAGGATGAGGGAGCTGAGACACGAGGACCAGTACGACATCGTCTATGAGCCGATATGAGCCGAGGGCCGATGAGGCAGAGGAGGCTCTGAAACTCGCGGAGGAGTTCCTGAAGGTTATGAAGTTGCTGGTGGGTGGGGAAGATGAAGCTCACAATCAAACCCGATAGGGGCTTCGGGAAGGTTGAGGTCGCGCTCGATAATACCGAGGTTGAAAAGCTCGCTGAGCGCTACGGCGTCTCTCCTGAGAGGATTATTAAAATCGCACTCACCGGAGAATTCAAGGAGTCGAAGGGAGAGCTTGATCAACTTGAGAAAAAGGCAGAAGAGCTTGAAAAGAAGGTCTGGAGGCTCGAAAAGGAGTACGCTCCGCTCCGTTACAAGGCCTACGGCCTGAGCGAGGACAACAAAATCCTCGCAATCGAGCTCTCCGGCCTGATAGCGGAGAACAACCAGTTAAGGCGCTTCTTGAGGCTCCCCCCGAACAGGAACCTTGAGCTGAGAAAGCTTATATCCTACTACCTTCAAGGTTAAAACGCGGATGATGACAGCGAATTGCACCGAACGCTGTGATGACGAGGACTGGCCCTGACGCCGTCCCGGGCCGGCCGTGAGGA belongs to Thermococcus sp. AM4 and includes:
- a CDS encoding HEPN domain-containing protein, whose product is MKALNGFETCLQRNLLRRITPSREKALVSLRRAEEWLEEARRHLGFGSYRTSLVESYMAMFHGARALLFRDGWREKSHYCIARYLEEFYVKSGKLDGIWVELLDRMRELRHEDQYDIVYEPI
- a CDS encoding nucleotidyltransferase family protein, with amino-acid sequence MSKGLVSKTLNLLTKYGIAEKKGRRFVILQTPKTRELKRFLNFVVLSGKLEPLKEDWVLALGVYGSFARGENTDKSDLDVWILVEKPSILKTASLQRKIETATGREVDLLVLTPKRVKALRENDPVFYYSLAYGSMIIWGESLERIRDVPSKEPAEKDYTLTRKGPGKPKTS